Proteins encoded together in one Otariodibacter oris window:
- the tig gene encoding trigger factor — translation MSFSIETTQGLERRATITVSADKVEGTYREQLKGYAKNARIDGFRKGKVPHSIIEQRFGLSARQDALSEEMQRGFFDVVISEKLNIAGRPTFTPENYQPGQDFKFTAVFEVFPEVELKGLENIEVEKPVVEITEADLDKMVDVLRKQQATWSESQEAAKADDRVTIDFVGTVDGEEFEGGKASDFVLLMGQGRMIPGFEDGIVGHKAGEQFDVDVTFPEDYQSESLKGKAAKFAITLKKVENMVLPELTEDFVKKFGAGKDVATLRAEIKKNMQRELKNAVTARIKNQVINGLIKENDIEVPASAVTEEVEVLRQQAIQRFGGKPEMAAQLPAELFEGEAKRRVQVGLLLSTVISSNELKVDEDRVKETIAELASAYEQPEEVVAYYAKNPKLTDNVRNVVLEEQAVDAVLAKAKVTEKASSFDEIMVAQQQG, via the coding sequence ATGTCTTTTTCTATTGAAACAACTCAAGGCTTAGAACGCCGCGCAACAATTACTGTATCTGCTGATAAAGTTGAGGGTACATACCGTGAACAATTAAAAGGTTATGCTAAAAATGCACGTATCGACGGTTTCCGTAAAGGTAAAGTGCCTCATAGCATTATTGAACAACGTTTTGGTTTATCAGCTCGTCAAGATGCACTTTCAGAAGAAATGCAACGTGGTTTCTTTGATGTTGTTATTAGTGAGAAGTTAAACATTGCAGGTCGTCCTACATTTACACCAGAAAATTACCAACCTGGTCAAGATTTTAAATTTACCGCAGTATTTGAAGTATTCCCAGAAGTAGAATTAAAAGGGTTAGAAAATATTGAAGTGGAAAAACCAGTTGTTGAGATTACAGAAGCGGATTTAGACAAAATGGTTGATGTATTACGTAAACAACAAGCAACATGGTCTGAATCACAAGAAGCAGCAAAAGCGGATGATCGTGTAACTATTGATTTTGTTGGTACAGTAGATGGTGAAGAGTTTGAAGGTGGTAAAGCATCAGACTTCGTATTATTAATGGGTCAAGGCCGTATGATCCCTGGTTTTGAAGATGGTATTGTTGGTCATAAAGCAGGTGAACAATTTGATGTTGATGTTACCTTCCCTGAAGATTACCAATCAGAAAGCTTAAAAGGCAAAGCGGCTAAATTTGCAATTACATTGAAAAAAGTTGAAAACATGGTATTACCAGAATTAACAGAAGATTTTGTTAAAAAATTTGGTGCAGGTAAAGATGTTGCAACATTACGTGCTGAAATTAAGAAAAATATGCAACGTGAATTAAAAAATGCGGTAACAGCACGTATTAAAAACCAAGTAATCAATGGATTAATTAAAGAGAATGATATTGAAGTGCCTGCCTCTGCGGTTACTGAAGAAGTTGAAGTTCTTCGTCAACAAGCAATTCAACGTTTCGGTGGTAAACCTGAAATGGCTGCACAATTACCCGCAGAGTTATTTGAGGGTGAAGCAAAACGCCGTGTTCAAGTTGGCTTATTACTTTCAACAGTTATTTCATCTAATGAGCTTAAAGTTGATGAAGATCGAGTAAAAGAGACTATCGCAGAATTAGCTTCAGCGTATGAACAACCTGAAGAAGTGGTTGCATACTATGCGAAAAACCCTAAATTAACAGATAATGTTCGTAATGTTGTATTAGAAGAACAAGCTGTTGATGCTGTATTGGCGAAAGCTAAAGTAACAGAAAAAGCTTCATCTTTTGATGAAATTATGGTTGCTCAACAACAAGGTTAA
- a CDS encoding cation:proton antiporter, with protein sequence MDTALMLSAVVGLGIAAQWLAWYLKQPSILFLLLIGILIGPVFNWLDPDAILGDLLFPFISLGVAIILFEGALTLEFDEIKQHGRVVQLLVSVGMAITIVLISIATYFLFDVDWRIALLFGSLVCVTGPTVIVPLLRSVRPNDNISNILKWEGIIIDPMGAIAVVLVYEYIISGGEASEIGTFAKIIAIAGVLGMAGAWVLANLIKRHFIPDFLRNVFVLAYVLLLFSISNHFAHESGLLTVTVLGVALANWKAFPKDHILEFKESLTVLLISVLFIVLAARMDLNSLLSVGFSGIALLFIAMFIVRPFAVWVSSIGSNLTCNEKAMISWIGPRGIVAAAISSLFAIQLQDYDIKGSELLIPLVFLIIIGTVLIQGLGSKAMAGLLGVRKVADNGVLIVGSSPVALTIAKSLKDLNIDVIVANTNYSEISKARMLGLRTYYGSPISTHADNYLDLIGIGYLFAISTDKELNTLSEIHYRHEFNENNIYRIRFSEDNNQTERNNKHTYRSNLLFGDGVTYAKLASLISKNARIKVTNLTDNYTFEKYQEDNKQFLPLYTVDENNIISIIDSEHTPKNCRLVSLVPEEKMDIDK encoded by the coding sequence CGGTTGTGGGATTAGGTATTGCAGCTCAATGGCTTGCTTGGTACTTAAAACAACCCTCTATTTTATTTTTGTTATTAATTGGGATTTTAATCGGACCAGTTTTCAACTGGCTTGATCCTGATGCAATCTTAGGGGATTTATTGTTCCCGTTTATTTCATTGGGGGTAGCGATTATCCTTTTTGAAGGGGCTTTAACCCTAGAGTTTGATGAAATCAAACAACATGGGCGAGTCGTTCAGTTACTTGTTTCTGTGGGAATGGCGATTACCATTGTCTTGATTTCTATCGCTACTTATTTCCTTTTCGATGTGGATTGGCGTATAGCTTTACTATTCGGTTCACTGGTTTGTGTAACTGGGCCAACGGTGATTGTGCCATTACTGCGTAGCGTACGTCCTAATGATAATATTTCTAATATTCTAAAATGGGAAGGGATTATTATTGACCCAATGGGTGCAATTGCCGTCGTTTTAGTTTATGAATATATTATTTCTGGCGGTGAAGCGAGTGAAATCGGTACCTTCGCAAAAATTATTGCGATTGCAGGCGTATTAGGTATGGCTGGTGCTTGGGTGCTTGCTAATTTGATTAAACGTCATTTTATCCCTGACTTTTTACGCAATGTGTTTGTATTAGCCTATGTGTTGCTTTTATTTTCTATTTCCAACCACTTTGCCCATGAATCTGGTCTTTTAACGGTAACTGTACTCGGTGTAGCGTTAGCAAACTGGAAAGCCTTTCCTAAAGATCACATTTTAGAGTTTAAAGAATCACTCACAGTTTTATTGATTTCAGTATTATTTATCGTGCTTGCTGCCCGAATGGATCTCAATAGTTTATTGAGTGTTGGATTCTCTGGCATTGCGTTACTCTTTATTGCAATGTTCATCGTTCGTCCATTTGCCGTCTGGGTATCATCTATTGGTTCTAATTTAACCTGTAATGAAAAAGCGATGATAAGCTGGATTGGCCCTAGAGGTATTGTTGCAGCAGCTATTTCTTCATTATTTGCAATCCAATTGCAAGACTATGATATAAAAGGGAGTGAACTACTTATTCCTCTTGTTTTCTTGATTATTATTGGAACAGTACTGATTCAAGGTCTAGGCTCTAAAGCTATGGCTGGATTGCTTGGCGTGCGTAAAGTGGCTGATAATGGAGTGCTTATTGTTGGAAGTAGCCCTGTTGCTTTAACTATCGCAAAATCATTAAAAGATCTAAATATTGATGTTATTGTGGCAAACACTAATTATAGTGAAATTTCAAAAGCAAGGATGCTAGGTTTACGTACTTATTATGGTAGTCCAATTTCAACACATGCAGATAATTACTTAGATTTAATTGGTATTGGGTATTTATTCGCAATTAGCACAGATAAGGAACTCAATACGCTATCAGAAATTCACTATCGTCATGAATTTAATGAAAATAATATCTATCGGATACGTTTTAGTGAGGATAATAATCAAACTGAACGTAACAATAAACACACTTATCGTTCAAACTTGTTATTTGGTGACGGTGTTACTTACGCAAAATTGGCGAGTTTAATCTCTAAAAATGCTCGGATAAAAGTAACTAACTTGACAGATAACTATACATTTGAAAAGTACCAAGAGGACAATAAGCAATTTTTACCACTTTATACTGTAGATGAAAATAATATTATTTCTATTATTGATTCTGAGCATACGCCAAAGAATTGTCGTTTAGTGTCACTTGTACCTGAAGAAAAGATGGATATCGATAAATAA
- a CDS encoding YhdT family protein, with translation MKHHQQIKREVRWALWLTFIYLIGWVGFAYFLPSERGLLGFPIWFEFSCIYLSILFVLLTIVVIKNVYKNIDLEDKE, from the coding sequence GTGAAACATCACCAACAAATTAAACGAGAAGTGCGTTGGGCTTTGTGGCTGACATTCATATACCTTATTGGCTGGGTTGGGTTTGCTTACTTTTTACCCTCTGAACGAGGATTACTGGGATTTCCTATTTGGTTTGAATTTAGTTGTATCTATTTATCTATCCTGTTTGTATTACTCACCATAGTTGTTATTAAAAATGTTTATAAAAATATTGATTTAGAGGACAAAGAATAA
- the rnr gene encoding ribonuclease R, which produces MIQDPNYQQEKEKYENPVPSRDFILQTIREYDAPMSKEELLAQFQIEDDERKEAIRRRLRAMENDGQLVFTKRRRYALPEKMDLLKGSVIGHRDGYGFLQVEGDDDWFIPNGQMLRVMHGDFVLAQPNGKDRRGRKEVRIVRVLEARKKQVVGRFFTESGINYVVPDDSRLQQDILIPEEHRLGARMGQVVVVELQPRKADFKRPVGFITEILGDNLAPGMEIEIALRNHDIPHVWSEGVEKQIRQFNEEVPEEAKKGRIDLRNLPLVTIDGESARDFDDAVFCQKEENGWRLWVAIADVSYYVRPKTALDLEAQQRGNSVYFPNRVVPMLPEVLSNGLCSLNPQVDRLCLVAEMRISAKGQLEEYEFYEAVMNSHARLTYTKVWQILEGNEELQERYEPLVPHLNELHNMYKVLVKARQQRGAIEFETIENQFIFNPQGRIERIEPVIRNDAHKIIEECMILANIASARFIEKANEPSLYRVHAQPSEEKLTSFKTFLKECGLFLDGGLKPTPKDYAKLLDIVRERPDKTLIQTMLLRSLKQAIYSPDNEGHFGLALTEYAHFTSPIRRYPDLLVHRAIKYLIEKGKGNTRQYTDGGGYHYKLDDMDQFGEKCSATERRADDATRDVADWLKCEYMQDHIGEVFDGVISSVTGFGLFVKLNDLLIDGLVHISHLDNGYYHFDSDRQRLVGKNGNIYRLGDPVKVQVMSVNLDDKKIDFDLITNLRKPKSAGKTAKKNRKKSKPVFKEAKKENVKKIAKKRKK; this is translated from the coding sequence ATGATACAAGATCCAAATTATCAACAAGAAAAAGAAAAATACGAAAATCCAGTTCCAAGTCGAGATTTTATTTTACAAACCATCCGTGAATATGATGCGCCAATGAGTAAAGAAGAATTGCTTGCTCAGTTTCAGATTGAAGATGATGAGCGTAAAGAGGCAATTCGTCGTCGTTTACGTGCAATGGAAAATGATGGACAGTTGGTGTTTACCAAACGTCGTCGCTATGCGTTACCTGAAAAAATGGATTTATTGAAAGGGAGCGTAATTGGTCATCGTGATGGTTATGGCTTTCTACAAGTTGAGGGCGATGACGATTGGTTTATCCCGAATGGACAAATGTTGCGTGTTATGCACGGCGATTTTGTTTTAGCTCAACCAAACGGAAAAGACCGCCGAGGACGTAAAGAAGTGCGTATTGTGCGAGTACTTGAAGCGCGTAAAAAACAAGTTGTCGGACGCTTTTTTACAGAATCAGGGATTAATTATGTCGTACCCGATGATAGCCGTTTACAGCAAGATATTTTAATTCCAGAAGAGCATCGCCTCGGTGCGAGAATGGGGCAAGTTGTCGTGGTTGAATTACAACCTCGTAAGGCTGATTTTAAGCGTCCTGTTGGATTTATTACCGAAATTCTTGGGGATAATTTAGCACCAGGGATGGAAATTGAAATTGCATTAAGAAACCACGATATTCCTCACGTTTGGAGTGAAGGTGTAGAAAAACAGATTCGCCAATTTAATGAAGAAGTACCAGAAGAAGCAAAAAAAGGGCGAATTGATCTGCGGAACTTACCGCTTGTCACCATTGATGGCGAAAGTGCGAGAGATTTTGATGATGCCGTATTCTGTCAGAAAGAGGAAAATGGCTGGCGTTTATGGGTAGCGATTGCTGACGTAAGTTACTACGTGCGACCAAAGACTGCCCTTGATTTAGAAGCTCAACAGCGTGGTAATTCTGTTTACTTCCCAAATCGTGTTGTGCCAATGTTGCCAGAAGTACTTTCAAATGGGCTTTGTTCACTCAATCCTCAGGTTGATAGATTGTGCCTTGTGGCAGAAATGCGTATATCGGCGAAAGGACAGTTGGAGGAGTACGAATTTTACGAAGCCGTGATGAATTCTCACGCTCGTTTAACTTATACAAAAGTATGGCAAATTCTTGAAGGTAATGAAGAATTACAAGAACGTTATGAACCATTAGTTCCGCATTTAAATGAGCTACATAATATGTATAAAGTATTAGTTAAAGCTCGCCAGCAACGTGGTGCGATTGAATTTGAAACCATAGAGAATCAATTTATTTTCAATCCTCAAGGTAGAATTGAAAGAATTGAGCCTGTGATTCGTAATGATGCACATAAAATCATTGAAGAATGTATGATTTTAGCCAATATTGCCTCGGCTCGATTTATCGAAAAGGCTAATGAACCTTCGTTATATCGTGTTCACGCACAACCGAGTGAAGAAAAATTAACAAGTTTCAAAACCTTTTTGAAGGAATGTGGACTGTTTTTAGACGGTGGATTAAAACCAACGCCAAAAGATTATGCCAAATTATTGGATATTGTTAGAGAACGTCCCGATAAAACCTTGATTCAAACTATGTTATTGCGATCATTAAAACAAGCGATTTACTCGCCCGATAATGAAGGGCATTTTGGCTTAGCCTTAACGGAGTATGCTCATTTTACCTCGCCAATTCGTCGTTATCCTGATTTATTAGTTCATCGAGCGATTAAGTATTTAATTGAAAAAGGAAAAGGCAATACTCGTCAGTATACGGACGGTGGTGGTTATCACTATAAACTTGATGATATGGATCAGTTTGGCGAAAAATGTTCAGCAACGGAACGCAGAGCAGATGATGCGACAAGAGATGTAGCGGATTGGTTGAAATGTGAATATATGCAAGATCATATCGGCGAAGTTTTTGATGGTGTGATTTCAAGCGTCACCGGCTTTGGATTATTCGTAAAATTAAATGATTTGTTGATTGATGGTTTAGTACATATTTCTCACTTGGATAATGGTTATTATCACTTTGATAGTGATCGCCAACGCTTAGTTGGAAAAAATGGCAATATTTATCGCCTTGGTGATCCTGTTAAGGTACAGGTCATGAGTGTTAATCTAGATGATAAAAAAATTGATTTTGATTTGATTACCAATTTGCGTAAGCCTAAATCAGCTGGAAAAACCGCTAAGAAAAACAGGAAAAAATCAAAACCTGTATTTAAAGAAGCAAAGAAAGAAAATGTTAAGAAAATCGCTAAAAAAAGGAAAAAATAG
- a CDS encoding YeiH family protein, with product MLTKNTIFGLIIVGLITAISFVASNSSIAINLNLSALTIAILFGMLLGNTIYPKIEAQTIQGINLSKGFLLRSGIVLYGFRITLQDINSVGVNAIIVDAIMLTATFFITCWVGVRWLKIDKQIVQLTAAGCSICGAAAIMATSPVLKSESHKVSVAIALIVIFGTVCMFLYPIMYPVLNHYLSDHQFGIYIGSSVHEVAQVYAAGSNINATVADTSVITKMIRVMMLAPFLILLSYSLQKTESQSTHQKQKINIPWFAVWFIVVAIFNSFSFLPQSVVSFLVDVDTIFLMMAMAALGLTTRFSAIRHAGFRPFLLGGIICIWLIVGGFFVNFGLQHIVG from the coding sequence ATGTTGACTAAAAATACTATATTTGGGTTAATTATAGTAGGTTTAATAACTGCTATTTCTTTTGTTGCCTCAAACAGCTCAATTGCGATAAATTTAAATCTAAGTGCATTAACCATTGCTATTTTATTTGGAATGTTATTAGGGAATACCATTTACCCTAAGATAGAAGCCCAAACTATTCAAGGAATTAACCTTTCTAAAGGTTTTTTACTCCGTTCCGGTATCGTGTTATACGGTTTTCGAATCACTTTACAAGATATTAATTCTGTTGGTGTAAATGCGATTATCGTTGATGCTATTATGCTAACTGCAACTTTCTTTATTACCTGTTGGGTAGGTGTTCGTTGGTTGAAAATTGATAAGCAAATTGTGCAACTTACCGCCGCAGGATGTAGTATTTGTGGTGCAGCGGCTATTATGGCAACTTCTCCGGTCTTAAAATCGGAATCTCACAAAGTTTCTGTTGCCATTGCTCTTATTGTGATATTTGGTACGGTTTGTATGTTCTTATATCCAATTATGTATCCAGTGCTTAATCATTACCTTTCTGATCATCAATTTGGTATTTATATTGGTTCCTCTGTTCATGAAGTAGCTCAAGTTTATGCGGCGGGAAGTAATATTAATGCTACTGTTGCTGATACCTCTGTGATTACTAAGATGATTCGTGTAATGATGCTTGCTCCTTTCCTCATTTTATTGTCTTATTCATTACAAAAAACTGAGAGTCAAAGTACTCATCAAAAACAAAAAATTAATATTCCATGGTTTGCTGTTTGGTTTATTGTGGTTGCTATTTTTAATTCTTTCTCTTTTTTGCCACAATCAGTTGTCTCATTTTTAGTAGATGTTGATACTATATTTTTAATGATGGCAATGGCTGCATTGGGATTAACTACTCGCTTCAGTGCGATCAGACATGCAGGATTTAGACCATTTTTATTGGGAGGAATTATTTGCATTTGGCTTATTGTTGGAGGCTTTTTTGTAAATTTTGGTTTACAACATATTGTTGGTTAA
- the metJ gene encoding met regulon transcriptional regulator MetJ, producing MVDWSGEYISPYAEHGKKSEQVKKITVSIPIKVLEILTNERTRRQIHNLRHATNSELLCEAFLHAFTGQPLPTDEELMKSRPEEDAE from the coding sequence ATGGTAGATTGGAGTGGTGAATATATTAGTCCCTATGCAGAGCATGGGAAGAAAAGCGAACAAGTCAAAAAAATTACAGTTTCTATCCCAATTAAAGTATTAGAAATTTTGACCAATGAACGCACTCGTCGTCAAATTCATAACCTTCGTCATGCAACAAACAGTGAATTATTGTGTGAGGCATTTTTACATGCATTTACTGGGCAACCTTTGCCAACCGACGAAGAGTTGATGAAATCAAGACCCGAAGAAGATGCTGAATAA
- a CDS encoding porin family protein, translating into MKKLGLTLLAGLVSTSVFAAPVGTTFTGFGVGLDLTTTKYEDAKRATGVGIVADYGFDFGNNFIGLAEGKIKFNKSKLLDRRNGDNYARLDEKWRANLSYLQGYRVLPDLLPYVKVSYNVAKLESDVKEVVRDRTYSSHKEDTGNGLGLGIGVKYAVSSNFEVGAEYLRSRTKFDGDRVNANTFGANATYRF; encoded by the coding sequence ATGAAAAAATTAGGTTTAACACTACTTGCGGGTTTAGTTTCTACATCTGTATTTGCAGCACCAGTTGGCACAACTTTTACAGGCTTTGGTGTTGGTTTGGATTTAACGACAACAAAATACGAAGATGCTAAAAGAGCGACGGGAGTCGGTATTGTTGCAGATTATGGCTTTGATTTTGGCAACAATTTTATTGGATTAGCAGAAGGGAAAATTAAATTTAATAAATCTAAGTTATTAGACAGAAGAAATGGTGATAACTACGCTCGTCTTGATGAGAAATGGAGAGCAAACCTCAGTTATCTACAAGGTTATCGTGTATTGCCTGATTTACTTCCATATGTGAAAGTGAGTTATAATGTAGCAAAATTAGAAAGCGATGTGAAAGAAGTCGTTAGAGATAGGACGTATTCGTCTCATAAAGAAGATACTGGCAATGGATTGGGACTAGGTATAGGTGTGAAATATGCTGTTTCTTCAAATTTTGAAGTGGGAGCAGAATACTTAAGAAGCCGTACTAAATTTGATGGTGATCGTGTTAATGCGAACACTTTCGGAGCAAATGCAACATATCGTTTTTAG
- the panF gene encoding sodium/pantothenate symporter, producing MNISILLPLIAYLCFVFGVAFYAYRKRQQGNFLSEYYVGGRSMSGFVLAMTISATYVGASSFIGGPGAAYKYGLGWVLLAMIQVPAVVLSLGILGKKFAIIARKTNSITINDMLFARYKSPVVVWLSSLALLLSFFAMIVVQFIGAGRLLETTLGISYTSAILIFAVTVGIYTFIGGFRAVVLTDTIQGLVMLVGTILLLGGVIYAAGGVENAINQLQSINPQLIEPYGIDERPLDLTFMASFWVLVCFGLIGLPSLAVRSMAYKDSKSLHNGMIIGTIVVAILMLGMHLSGALGRAVVPDLKVVDQVIPTLMLEVLPTVVAGIFLAAPMAAIMSSIDSMLIQSSSTMIKDLYLAIRPQAAKNESRIKFFSTLTTLLLTLFALILAFNPPDMLIWLNLLSLGGLESTFLWVIVLGLYWDKANATGAICSMIAGLVSYVLMASFGIKFFSFHTIVPALLIGLVGFLIGNLFGKKKD from the coding sequence ATGAATATCTCAATCCTACTTCCTCTGATTGCCTATTTGTGTTTTGTTTTCGGTGTCGCTTTCTATGCTTATCGTAAACGACAACAAGGTAATTTTTTATCTGAGTATTATGTGGGTGGACGCTCTATGTCGGGATTTGTCCTCGCAATGACAATATCTGCCACTTACGTCGGAGCAAGTAGCTTTATTGGTGGGCCAGGAGCTGCTTACAAATATGGTTTGGGTTGGGTACTACTCGCTATGATACAGGTTCCTGCAGTAGTTCTATCCCTTGGTATTCTAGGTAAAAAATTTGCGATCATTGCCCGCAAAACAAACAGTATCACAATCAATGATATGCTATTTGCTCGTTATAAAAGCCCTGTGGTTGTCTGGCTATCGAGTTTAGCACTTTTGCTTTCGTTCTTTGCCATGATCGTTGTGCAATTTATTGGGGCGGGCAGATTACTTGAAACTACTCTCGGTATCTCTTATACCAGTGCTATTCTAATTTTTGCAGTAACTGTCGGAATTTACACCTTTATCGGTGGATTTAGAGCCGTTGTGTTAACTGACACCATACAAGGTTTAGTCATGCTAGTGGGTACGATATTACTACTGGGGGGGGTGATTTATGCAGCGGGTGGTGTTGAGAATGCAATTAATCAATTACAAAGCATCAATCCCCAACTTATTGAACCTTATGGTATAGATGAAAGACCATTAGACCTAACTTTTATGGCTTCATTTTGGGTGCTTGTCTGTTTTGGACTGATTGGGCTTCCTTCTTTAGCTGTGAGAAGTATGGCATATAAAGATAGTAAATCGTTACATAATGGGATGATTATAGGCACTATCGTAGTTGCAATCCTTATGCTTGGAATGCATCTTTCTGGTGCATTAGGCAGAGCCGTTGTGCCTGACTTAAAAGTTGTGGATCAAGTTATTCCAACCTTAATGTTAGAAGTTCTACCAACTGTGGTTGCGGGTATTTTCCTTGCTGCGCCAATGGCAGCAATTATGTCTTCCATTGATTCAATGCTAATTCAATCCTCTTCAACAATGATTAAGGATCTATACTTAGCTATCCGTCCTCAAGCGGCAAAAAATGAATCACGGATTAAATTCTTTTCAACACTAACTACTCTTTTACTCACGCTCTTTGCCCTTATTCTCGCATTCAATCCACCTGATATGTTGATTTGGTTAAATCTCTTATCACTTGGTGGACTAGAATCAACGTTCTTATGGGTTATCGTATTAGGCTTATATTGGGACAAAGCAAATGCAACAGGGGCGATTTGCTCAATGATTGCAGGGCTAGTGAGTTATGTTTTGATGGCAAGTTTTGGTATCAAATTCTTTAGTTTCCACACCATTGTGCCAGCATTACTTATTGGATTAGTTGGTTTCTTAATTGGAAATTTGTTTGGTAAGAAAAAAGATTAA
- the secB gene encoding protein-export chaperone SecB — MAEEENKVEVPAEEQVPFEMQIQRIYVKDISFEAPNLPTIFTQEWKPQLGFELDTQTVQVNDDTYEVVLHINVETTMEDSKDVAFICEIKQAGVFTIKGLDNMQLAHCLASKCPEVLFPYARELISSLVNRGTFPALNLSPVNFDALFFDYLERQQKAEAEKEQSPAPLAN; from the coding sequence ATGGCTGAAGAAGAAAACAAAGTTGAAGTACCTGCAGAGGAACAAGTTCCTTTTGAAATGCAAATTCAACGTATCTATGTTAAAGATATTTCATTCGAAGCACCAAATTTACCAACTATTTTTACTCAAGAGTGGAAACCTCAGTTGGGTTTTGAATTAGATACTCAAACTGTACAAGTTAATGATGATACATATGAAGTTGTTTTACATATCAATGTTGAAACAACAATGGAAGATAGCAAAGATGTTGCTTTCATTTGTGAAATCAAACAAGCAGGTGTATTTACTATCAAAGGTTTAGATAATATGCAATTAGCTCACTGTTTGGCATCAAAATGCCCAGAGGTATTATTCCCTTATGCTAGAGAGTTAATTTCAAGTTTAGTGAATCGAGGAACATTCCCAGCGTTAAACCTTTCTCCAGTTAATTTTGATGCATTGTTCTTTGACTATTTAGAACGTCAACAAAAAGCAGAAGCTGAGAAAGAACAATCTCCAGCACCTCTCGCAAACTAA
- a CDS encoding rhodanese-like domain-containing protein, which yields MEELTFVQQVQQFATNHVVMVVAWVALFVAVIFNFYKSATSKIKVVDNAQITQLINKEDAVVLDVRSEDEFRSGHIIESVHLFPSDIKQNKTHTIDKYKETPLVVVDGNGMTAQSIASVLAKQGFNKVYALKEGIAGWRTANLPLVKKHK from the coding sequence ATGGAAGAGCTAACGTTTGTTCAACAAGTGCAACAGTTTGCTACTAATCATGTTGTTATGGTTGTTGCATGGGTTGCTTTATTTGTTGCAGTGATTTTTAATTTTTATAAAAGTGCAACGAGTAAAATTAAAGTCGTTGATAACGCTCAAATTACTCAGCTTATCAATAAAGAAGACGCTGTTGTCTTAGATGTACGTTCTGAAGATGAATTCAGATCAGGTCATATTATCGAAAGTGTGCATTTATTTCCAAGCGATATTAAACAAAATAAAACCCACACTATTGATAAATATAAAGAAACACCACTTGTTGTTGTCGATGGAAATGGTATGACTGCCCAATCTATCGCAAGTGTATTGGCTAAACAAGGTTTTAATAAAGTTTACGCCTTAAAAGAAGGTATTGCAGGCTGGCGTACTGCAAATCTGCCATTAGTTAAAAAACACAAATAA